The Pempheris klunzingeri isolate RE-2024b chromosome 1, fPemKlu1.hap1, whole genome shotgun sequence genome includes a region encoding these proteins:
- the pde8a gene encoding high affinity cAMP-specific and IBMX-insensitive 3',5'-cyclic phosphodiesterase 8A translates to MGCASSIHISDRVVYHSGKESEDSHSPQQTNTTQHQGNPASGLPLKPPSCKTTLTEVQFGPMKLFKDPLQVLLVFAKEDSQSNGFCWACEKANFRCSMARTPESALECFSEKHHDLVIIDHRHSRHFDAEALCRSIRAVNCSENTVIVAVVKRPDREEASVMPLINAGFNRRYVENANMMACYNELLQLEHGEVRAQFKLRAGNAIFTALEQSQEAIEITSEDQVIQYVNPAYESIMGYQQGELIGKEIIEVPKSEKNKPDLLETINSCIRKGKEWQGIYYAKKKNGDSIQQNVKITPVIGQGGKIRHYVSINWPLNDNNKTDKSSERVQAESQTDIQSSKHKDRRKGSLDVRSTTSRGSDGSSQRRHSSMARIHSMTIEAPITKVINIINAAQESSPMPVAEALDRVLEILRTTELYSPQLGTKDEDPHTNDLVGGLMTDGLRRLSGNEYIFSTKQPHHIPSHLTTPLSLNDIPPRIAQTMENEESWDFDIINLEAATMKRPLTYLGLKIFSRFGVCEFLNCPEATLRSWLQVIEANYHSSNSYHNSSHAADVLHATAYFLCKERVKQSLDPIDEVAALIAATVHDVDHPGRTNSFLCNAGSELAILYNDTAVLESHHAALAFQITTRDDKCNIFKNIERNEYRTLRQAIIDMVLATEMTKHFEHVNKFVNSINKPLAALEENGGNSDEESVKSVLTSPENRILVKRMLIKCADISNPCRPQELCIEWAGRISEEYFAQTDEEKRQGLPVVMPVFDRNTCSIPKSQISFIDYFITDMFDAWDAFADLPNLMQHLDNNFKYWKSLDERKLHSLRPPPE, encoded by the exons GTACTTTTAGTTTTTGCCAAAGAGGACAGTCAGAGTAATGGCTTCTGCTGGGCGTGTGAGAAGGCCAACTTCAGGTGCAGCATGGCACGAACACCCGAGTCGGCTCTTGAATGCTTCTCGGAGAAGCATCATGACCTCGTCATCATTGACCACAGACATTCCAGACACTTTGACGCTGAAGCACTATGCCG GTCAATTAGAGCGGTCAACTGTTCAGAAAACACTGTGATAGTCGCCGTTGTGAAAAG gccagacagagaggaagccTCTGTGATGCCCCTGATCAATGCCGGCTTTAATAGG AGATATGTGGAGAATGCCAATATGATGGCCTGCTATAATGAGCTGCTACAGTTGGAGCATGGAGAGGTGCGGGCGCAGTTCAAATTGAG GGCTGGAAATGCTATTTTCACAGCTCTAGAACAAAGCCAAGAGGCCATAGAGATCACCTCTGAAGATCAAGTAATTCAG TACGTGAACCCTGCCTATGAGTCCATTATGGGCTACCAACAAGGCGAGCTAATAGGGAAGGAAATAATAGAAGTGCCTAAAAGTGAGAAGAATAAACCTGATCTCCTTGAAACAATAAACTCCTGCATACGGAAAGGAAAG GAGTGGCAGGGGATTTATTATGCCAAAAAGAAGAATGGAGACAGCATTCAGCAAAATGTGAAGATCACACCTGTAATTGGACAGGGAGG AAAAATCAGACACTATGTGTCTATCAACTGGCctttaaatgataataataag ACTGATAAATCCAGTGAACGTGTGCAGGCAGAATCTCAGACAG ACATCCAATCCAGTAAGCACAAAGACCGGAGGAAAGGCTCTCTGGACGTAAGATCCACAACGTCTCGGGGGAGCGATG ggAGCTCACAGCGAAGGCACTCCTCAATGGCCCGAATCCACTCCATGACTATAGAGGCGCCTATCACCAAG GTAATCAACATCATCAATGCAGCGCAGGAGAGCAGTCCTATGCCCGTGGCGGAGGCCTTGGATCGAGTACTGGAGATCCTGAGGACCACTGAGCTCTACTCCCCACAGTTAGGCACCAAGGATGAAGATCCTCATACGAATGACCTTGTGGGGGGGCTGATGACG GACGGTTTACGCCGATTATCAGGAAATGAATACATCTTTTCCACTAAAC AGCCCCACCATATCCCCAGTCATCTGACGACTCCTCTGTCGTTAAATGACATCCCACCCCGTATCGCCCAGACCATGGAGAACGAGGAGTCTTGGGACTTTGACATCATCAACTTGGAGGCTGCAACCATGAAACG GCCTTTGACCTACTTGGGCCTGAAGATCTTCTCCCGCTTTGGGGTCTGCGAGTTCCTAAACTGCCCTGAGGCCACTTTGCGCTCCTGGCTACAAGTGATTGAAGCCAACTACCACTCCAGTAACTCCTACCACAACTCTTCCCATGCAGCTGATGTCCTGCACGCAACAGCCTATTTTCTCTGCAAGGAGAGGGTCAAG CAAAGTTTGGATCCCATTGACGAAGTGGCTGCCCTGATCGCTGCTACTGTGCACGATGTGGACCACCCAGGCCGCACCAACAGCTTCCTGTGCAACGCAGGAAGCGAGCTGGCCATCCTCTACAATGACACAGCTGTGCTAGAGAGCCACCATGCAGCACTGGCCTTCCAGATCACCACAAGAGATGATAAGTGCAACATCTTCAAAAACATTGAAAG gAACGAATATCGAACACTACGACAGGCTATCATAGATATGGTGCTCGCAACTGAGATGACCAAACACTTTGAACATGTCAACAAATTTGTCAACAGCATCAACAAGCCGCTGGCTGCTCTGGAGGAGAACGGg ggaaaCAGTGATGAGGAATCTGTCAAAAGCGTTCTGACATCCCCAGAGAATCGCATCCTCGTCAAGCGGATGCTGATTAAGTGTGCAGACATCTCCAATCCATGCAGGCCTCAGGAGCTCTGTATAGAATGGGCCGGACGCATCTCAGAGGAGTATTTTGCACAG ACGGACGAGGAGAAGAGACAAGGTCTACCAGTGGTTATGCCTGTGTTTGACAGAAACACGTGTAGCATCCCAAAGTCCCAGATTTCCTTCATAGACTACTTCATTACGGACATGTTTGATGCATGGGATG CTTTTGCAGACCTCCCCAATCTTATGCAGCACTTGGACAACAACTTCAAGTACTGGAAAAGCCTGGATGAGAGGAAGCTGCACAGCCTGCGACCGCCTCCAGAGTAG
- the LOC139215280 gene encoding KH homology domain-containing protein 4-like, protein MSSGMTGQTPCLTSRWDQPAQPKQSVDVTQQRSSENAAHPVSLSGVVSAAGANSTASQPEKPAPPGGVEMAAAMAAKINAMLMAKGKLLTPPPLLAKNPPTVPVPTATEEMVVTEVDINDVPLNSRDLLTKGKTQEEIRQFSGAVVSTKGHYMSETDKGKTGGQRPLYLHVHGKSQEQVNKAVLRIKEIISEDVLRASAASGGQQVPVMPPLTLYPQPPRPVVPPSVPRMPNTNAVPGQGHRPAAPHSGSFVHTKIFVGLDQALPSFNVNEKVEGPGGSYLSHIQTETGARVFLRGKGSGYIEQASKRESFEPLYVYISHPNAAGLESAKKLTESLLETVRAEHGRMVSMYTATGSTQPYAAHGFPPNSNYSSQGSWYNYPANGYAGGYSAYPGASGYWSNANGPPSHSNMSTNPPSSQAMVQYPVCPRKPHPFLAQDPGSSETVEPEGSINTPPDSGSPKRHFQEGAKEEQPTSSSPEDPAHQESELPASSVKEESVVERILMPPPPPPFAVPAPVARKRQRDAMTEDPASLPSSAASMGVQEEVREKKSKADEDASGLVPYGEDSSDEEEERTRSSKTDKS, encoded by the exons ATGTCTTCGGGAATGACTGGACAAACACC GTGCCTAACCAGCCGATGGGATCAGCCAGCCCAACCTAAACAGAGTGTAGATGTAACACAGCAGAGGAGTAGTGAAAATGCAGCCCACCCTGTCTCTTTATCAGGAGTCGTCAGCGCTGCTGGTGCAAATAGTACAGCCTCCCAGCCAGAAAAGCCAGCACCTCCAGGAGGAGTTGAAATGGCTGCCGCCATGGCGGCTAAAATAAATGCCATGTTAATGGCTAAAGGGAAGCTCTTGACTCCTCCACCGTTGCTTGCAAAG AACCCTCCAACTGTGCCTGTGCCGACCGCTACGGAAGAAATGGTGGTCACAGAGGTCGACATTAATGATGTACCTCTAAATAGCAGGGACCTTCTTACTAAAGGCAAGACACAGGAGGAG ATCCGACAGTTTAGTGGTGCAGTCGTCTCAACAAAAGGTCATTACATGTCTGAGACTGACAAGGGAAAAACAGGAGG ACAAAGACCTTTGTATTTGCATGTCCATGGAAAGTCCCAAGAGCAGGTCAATA AGGCTGTACTTAGGATAAAGGAGATCATCTCTGAGGACGTGTTGAGGGCCTCAGCGGCATCAGGAGGACAACAGGTGCCTGTAATGCCTCCGCTCACACTCTACCCTCAGCCTCCCCGCCCCGTCGTTCCCCCGTCTGTGCCACGGATGCCCAACACCAACGCAGTGCCAGGTCAGGGCCATCGGCCCGCAGCTCCTCATTCAGGG AGTTTTGTGCACACAAAGATTTTTGTGGGTCTGGACCAGGCATTGCCCTCATTCAACGTGAATGAAAAGGTTGAGGGTCCAGGAGGATCGTACCTGAGTCACATCCAGACAGAGACGGGTGCTCGAGTCTTTCTCAGGGGAAAAGGTTCTGGCTACATTGAACAAGCATCAAAACGGGAGTCTTTTGAGCCTCTTTATGTCTACATCAG CCACCCAAATGCAGCTGGACTGGAGTCAGCAAAGAAACTGACTGAGAGTCTGCTGGAAACT GTGAGAGCTGAACACGGCCGCATGGTGTCGATGTACACAGCCACAGGCTCAACACAAC CATACGCAGCACATGGATTTCCACCTAATAGCAATTACTCTAGCCAGGGGTCCTGGTATAACTACCCAGCAAATGGGTATGCTGGCGGCTATTCAGCGTACCCAGGAGCCAGTGGTTATTGGAGTAATGCAAATGGTCCCCCAAGTCATTCTAACATGTCGACAAACCCTCCATCTTCTCAGGCAATGGTTCAGTATCCGGTGTGTCCTAGGAAACCACATCCCTTTCTCGCCCAG GACCCTGGCAGCAGTGAGACAGTGGAGCCTGAAGGATCTATAAACACCCCCCCTGACTCAGGAAGTCCCAAACGTCATTTCCAGGAGGGCGCTAAGGAAGAACAG CCTACCAGCAGCTCTCCAGAGGATCCTGCTCATCAAGAGTCTGAACTTCCTGCCTCCAGTGTGAAAGAGGAGAGCGTCGTAGAAAG gATTCTGatgcctccacctccacctccctttGCGGTTCCTGCTCCTGTTGCTCGCAAAAGGCAGAGAGACGCGATGACGGAAGATCCGGCCAGTCTGCCCAGCAGCGCCGCGTCAATGG GTGTTCAAGAGGAGGTGCGCGAGAAGAAATCTAAAGCGGACGAAGATGCATCAGGGCTAGTGCCCTACGGAGAAGATTCCTccgatgaagaggaggagaggacacgCAGCAGTAAGACAGATAAATCATAG